From a single Vibrio sp. BS-M-Sm-2 genomic region:
- a CDS encoding LysR family transcriptional regulator — MANWEGVSEFVAVAERESFTGAAQKLATSVAQISRRVANLEERLAVKLLNRTTRKVSLTEAGQLYYQQCKLLVEGLEIAELAVTQMQSTPKGLLKVTAPVTYGERQLAPILHKFLKLYPQVELELMLTNQKLDLIDSGVDVAIRLGRLEDSSLVAKKLSQRQLYVCASPEYIERYGEPHTLSELSNHQCLVGGFEHWRFKENKRPRAVRVNGRIKCNSGLALLDAAKQSIGLVQLPEYYVSEDLESGELVEVLSDYRDDKEGIWALYPQNRNLSSKVRLLVDFLSEQLD; from the coding sequence ATGGCCAATTGGGAAGGGGTAAGTGAGTTTGTTGCCGTGGCGGAGCGTGAAAGCTTTACGGGAGCGGCGCAGAAGCTTGCTACGTCAGTTGCTCAAATCAGCCGAAGAGTGGCTAACTTAGAAGAGCGCCTAGCGGTCAAACTATTGAATCGAACTACACGTAAAGTCTCTCTAACTGAAGCCGGACAACTTTATTACCAACAATGTAAATTATTGGTTGAAGGATTAGAAATTGCTGAGCTTGCTGTTACTCAAATGCAATCCACCCCAAAAGGGCTTTTGAAAGTCACGGCACCAGTGACTTATGGTGAACGTCAACTGGCTCCGATTCTGCATAAGTTTTTAAAACTGTATCCGCAAGTTGAACTAGAACTTATGTTAACAAACCAAAAGCTTGATCTTATCGACTCAGGTGTTGATGTAGCAATTCGTCTCGGTCGATTAGAAGATTCTAGCCTCGTAGCCAAAAAGCTATCTCAACGACAACTTTATGTGTGTGCTAGCCCTGAGTACATCGAACGCTATGGTGAGCCTCATACACTCTCGGAGCTGAGTAACCACCAATGTCTAGTGGGTGGCTTTGAGCATTGGCGTTTTAAAGAAAACAAACGCCCACGAGCAGTGCGAGTTAATGGACGTATCAAGTGCAATAGTGGTTTGGCTTTGCTAGATGCAGCCAAGCAAAGCATCGGTTTAGTGCAATTACCAGAATATTATGTGAGTGAAGACCTTGAGTCTGGTGAGTTGGTTGAAGTGTTGTCTGATTATCGTGATGACAAAGAGGGTATTTGGGCACTTTATCCACAGAATCGTAACTTATCTTCTAAGGTACGCTTGCTGGTGGACTTCCTTTCTGAGCAGTTGGATTAG
- a CDS encoding DUF3316 domain-containing protein, protein MKKLIILASTLVLSTTAFAATKTTIQETTLKSDTFVTEAEAYDAGTNLMDELSAKTPFELSRELPQFQQTTKYDSFKIDDANMEVKKITNMSGDTHYQANVKVDYRYTYKDGRSS, encoded by the coding sequence ATGAAAAAATTAATCATACTTGCATCAACTCTTGTACTCAGCACAACAGCGTTTGCAGCAACCAAAACAACGATTCAAGAAACAACGCTAAAATCTGATACATTTGTTACTGAAGCGGAAGCATACGATGCAGGAACAAACCTTATGGATGAGCTAAGCGCAAAGACACCTTTTGAGCTTTCTAGAGAACTGCCACAGTTCCAACAAACAACCAAATACGATTCGTTCAAGATTGATGATGCGAATATGGAAGTGAAGAAAATCACTAACATGAGCGGCGACACCCACTACCAAGCGAACGTAAAAGTTGACTACCGTTACACATATAAAGACGGCCGTAGCAGCTAA
- a CDS encoding methyl-accepting chemotaxis protein, translating to MNINNLSIKSKIAIPLFVIVIVFSTVTVLNVIRSNAQAAINNELNNVVQPVLDNLEDGYRDIYQIIASAQGLLLAKDQAAIEYQKFEFKDNAYKAVPRFQSVETLYQAGVLDPSSRDELSKLVNAMSKWVALHEPMFADPANADQYNIDYSPALDAEFATIRKQLRDIRTLIELKQKELRQQADDSIESSKLIIEVGMAVAILAALFAMWLSNRFIIRPIQNVEKAMSEIASGDGDLSQRMHVEGNDEIARLSSAFNQFVGKIHVTVEQVILASNAVRSEMENIKSLTQSVALFSANQQQESEVVAAAVHEMQATSEVVSGNALDAATASNVANYEVESADTTLGLTVTSIERLAQDIENAGGVVQELDTDVKNIASILGVIKGIAEQTNLLALNAAIEAARAGEQGRGFAVVADEVRALASKTQDSTGEIQSMIERLEVGAKHAVGVMTESKVSGEKTIIQAGTAASSLSEIRNSIGKMNEMNTQIATAASQQSQVSEEVNQNVQRIAESTVQMVEMASSAENACMALAEQCEALDSLVSQFEV from the coding sequence ATGAATATCAATAATCTTTCGATTAAGAGTAAAATCGCGATCCCGCTGTTTGTGATTGTGATTGTTTTTTCTACTGTTACTGTGCTCAACGTTATCAGATCAAATGCTCAAGCTGCGATTAATAACGAGCTCAATAATGTGGTTCAGCCAGTGCTAGATAACCTAGAAGATGGCTACCGAGATATCTACCAGATTATCGCTTCGGCACAAGGTCTGTTGCTTGCTAAAGACCAAGCGGCGATCGAGTACCAAAAGTTTGAATTTAAAGACAACGCTTACAAAGCGGTTCCTCGTTTTCAAAGTGTTGAAACCTTATATCAAGCGGGCGTGTTGGATCCATCTTCACGTGATGAGTTATCAAAGCTTGTTAATGCGATGAGCAAGTGGGTGGCACTGCACGAGCCAATGTTCGCTGATCCAGCAAACGCAGACCAATACAATATTGATTACTCACCTGCATTAGATGCTGAGTTTGCAACTATTCGTAAGCAACTGCGTGATATCCGAACTCTGATTGAACTGAAGCAGAAAGAGCTTCGCCAACAAGCCGACGATTCGATTGAATCAAGTAAGTTGATCATTGAAGTGGGTATGGCGGTTGCTATCTTAGCGGCGTTGTTTGCGATGTGGCTGTCGAATCGTTTTATTATTCGTCCAATTCAAAATGTCGAAAAAGCGATGAGCGAGATTGCTTCTGGCGACGGCGATTTATCACAGCGTATGCATGTTGAGGGCAATGACGAAATTGCACGTTTGAGCTCTGCGTTTAATCAATTTGTCGGTAAGATTCACGTGACAGTTGAGCAAGTTATCTTAGCGTCAAATGCGGTTCGTTCAGAGATGGAAAACATCAAATCATTGACTCAAAGTGTTGCTCTTTTCTCTGCTAATCAACAACAAGAAAGTGAAGTAGTGGCTGCGGCAGTACATGAAATGCAAGCGACCAGTGAAGTGGTCAGCGGTAACGCACTGGATGCGGCCACAGCAAGCAATGTAGCAAACTATGAAGTGGAATCGGCAGATACGACGTTGGGTTTAACCGTCACTTCAATTGAGCGTTTAGCGCAAGATATTGAAAATGCGGGTGGTGTGGTTCAAGAGTTGGATACCGATGTGAAGAACATCGCTTCTATTTTGGGAGTTATCAAAGGCATTGCAGAGCAAACCAATTTGTTGGCATTGAATGCGGCGATTGAAGCGGCACGTGCGGGTGAACAAGGTCGTGGTTTTGCGGTTGTGGCCGATGAAGTTCGTGCGCTTGCGAGCAAAACTCAAGACAGCACCGGTGAAATCCAATCAATGATTGAACGCTTAGAAGTGGGGGCGAAACACGCGGTTGGCGTGATGACTGAAAGCAAAGTGAGTGGCGAGAAAACCATTATTCAAGCCGGAACGGCGGCGTCTTCCTTGAGTGAGATTCGTAACTCAATTGGCAAGATGAATGAGATGAACACGCAGATTGCCACAGCGGCTTCCCAGCAATCTCAAGTGTCGGAAGAAGTGAATCAAAACGTCCAACGTATCGCAGAAAGCACCGTGCAAATGGTAGAGATGGCGAGCAGTGCTGAGAACGCATGTATGGCGTTGGCAGAACAGTGTGAAGCGCTTGATAGCCTTGTTTCTCAGTTTGAAGTTTAA
- a CDS encoding DUF3010 family protein, with amino-acid sequence MKICGVEIKGNDAVICLLSLSDGVFNIPDCRVSKVSISDANDTQNMKDFQFSFAKLMEDYQVDKVVIRQRQTKGKFAGGGFGFKLEAAIQLIDGLDVTVVSPADIKESLKRNPLMMKFKETGLKQYQEAPFTTAYACLMKR; translated from the coding sequence ATGAAAATTTGTGGTGTTGAAATCAAAGGTAACGATGCAGTCATCTGTCTTCTTTCTCTATCAGATGGTGTATTTAACATTCCTGATTGCCGAGTTTCTAAAGTTTCAATTAGCGACGCAAACGACACACAGAATATGAAAGACTTTCAATTCTCTTTTGCAAAGTTAATGGAAGATTACCAAGTAGATAAAGTTGTAATTCGTCAGCGCCAAACTAAAGGCAAATTTGCTGGCGGTGGCTTTGGTTTCAAACTAGAAGCAGCAATTCAACTGATCGACGGCCTAGACGTAACCGTTGTATCACCGGCTGACATCAAAGAGAGCCTTAAACGTAACCCTCTAATGATGAAGTTCAAAGAAACTGGCCTTAAACAATACCAAGAAGCGCCGTTTACTACGGCATACGCTTGCTTGATGAAGCGCTAA